The Plasmodium berghei ANKA genome assembly, chromosome: 12 genome contains a region encoding:
- a CDS encoding coatomer subunit epsilon, putative: MDTTLQIRDYFYGGFNNFCLENYDKIQSQEKKEIEEYIYQIYMIKNIKNDLILSLNNPKNSNLYLLYLYYKYYYLCDKENVLEEVSQLKTYSQNANILKSRILLDNDKIEECFDLFEDGSIETNAAKVFMLLHIWRNDLVYNIMNNYFFKMNEDIPIVKIVLAIFYLYNNNNKESFLIFDDLESLYAPMLNDSSNIIWNGKGVSNILNHEYNDAKEFLTNALKSSDIYYPDVIYNIITCSLYLCELDEADDYLNKLYSSYPPHDSLSVLKNIDYEIDNFVPDF; this comes from the exons ATGGATACTACATTACAA ATTCGAGATTATTTCTACGGAGgatttaacaatttttgtttagaaaattatgataaaatcCAAAGTCaagaaaagaaagaaatagaagaatacatatatcaaatatacatgataaagaatattaaaaatgatttaatattaagtttaaataatccgaaaaattcaaatttatatttattatatttgtattataaatattattatttatgtgataaagaaaatgtaTTAGAAGAGGTAAGCcaattaaaaacatattcCCAAAATgctaatatattaaaaagtcGAATATTGCttgataatgataaaatagaaGAATGCTTTGATTTATTTGAGGATGGATCTATAGAAACAAATGCTGCAAAAGTTTTTATGTTGTTACATATATGGAGAAATGATttagtatataatattatgaataattatttttttaaaatgaatGAAGATATTCCAATAGTAAAAATCGTTTtagctattttttatttatataataataataataaagaaagctttttaatttttgatgATTTAGAATCTTTATATGCACCTATGCTTAATGATAGttcaaatattatatggaATGGTAAAGGAgtatcaaatatattaaatcatGAATATAATGATGCAAAAGAATTTTTAACTAATGCTTTAAAAAGTtctgatatatattatcccgatgttatatataatattattacatgTTCTTTATACTTATGTGAATTAGATGAAGCAGatgattatttaaataaactTTATAGTTCTTATCCCCCTCATGATAGTTTATCtgttttgaaaaatatcgATTATGAAATTGATAATTTTGTTCCagatttttaa
- a CDS encoding ubiquitin regulatory protein, putative: MPNIRSLNDLRKDEKRNKEHVAHYTGGQKSGLEVENSDSDDMAQSYYTSKLPENCRRITLYKNGFTIDDGEFRDFEVEENKKFMENIEAGILPKELQGKDKSIMNVAIKDKSNQIYTKNKSQGEKTLYKGQGVKLGSSNSNLNEEEINKIIASNPTDIKDIKIDDKTPTTTIQIRLYNGKKIIQKFNYNHTVEDLFQFVYCHTPINFSLFFDFPLKKIERNNKTLQEENLLGVIITQKL, encoded by the exons ATGCCGAATATAAG ATCACTGAATGACCTAAgaaaagatgaaaaaagGAACAAAGAGCATGTAGCACATTACACAGGAGGGCAAAAAAGTGGATTGGAAGTCGAAAATTCTGATTCTGATGATATGGCTCAAAGCTATTATACATCAAAACTACCCGAAAATTGTAGACGTAtaacattatataaaaatggattTACAATTGATGATGGTGAATTTCGTGATTTCGAAGTtgaggaaaataaaaaatttatggaaaatattGAAGCAGGTATATTACCAAAAGAATTACAAGGAAAAGATAAAAGTATTATGAATGTTGCTATTAAAGATAAAAGtaatcaaatatatacaaaaaataaatcacaAGGAgaaaaaacattatataAAGGTCAAGGAGTTAAGTTAGGGTCAAGCAAttcaaatttaaatgaagaagaaataaataaaataatagcaTCCAACCCTACTGATATTAAAGACATAAAAATTGATGATAAAACCCCTACAACAACAATACAAATAAGATTATATAAtggtaaaaaaattattcaaaagtttaattataatcatACTGTAGAAGACTTATTTCAATTTGTTTATTGTCACACACCAATTAActtttcacttttttttgatttccctcttaaaaaaattgagagaaataataaaacactACAAGAAGAAAATCTTTTAGGAGTTATTATAAcacaaaaattatga
- a CDS encoding plasmepsin X, putative translates to MKSIKILPVFYLVTFFLHNYNEIKCNKVYISGDNFMPCSECKDINKCGGCLFDNNEFLPSAIELKLTKKNRDNNNHDNLKIHHDSLKLGNVKYYVKRGEGVSGSFGNASGNDINSMAKIHNEIKNRTENKEENKSSLSFIDHINNNLGEGKGGYNFSRIQKHEQDGDKINAQEEFEKIKSQVVDKSVVSFSDRVLDENEGQTQPSKGVTVEETSDNVFLVPLQHLRDSQFVGKLLVGTPPQEIHPIFDTGSTNLWVVTTECKEDSCKKVHQYNPNKSKTFRRSFIKQNLHIVFGSGSITGTLGKDNFILGNHIIRNQTFGLVKSETSDNLNNADNVFEYINFEGIVGLGFPGMLTAGNIPFFDNLLKQYKNMTPQFSFYISPNDETSTFIVGGISKSYYEGDIYMLPVVKEYYWEVKLDAIYIGDEKICCEEESYAIFDSGTSYNTMPSTQISNFFKIVSSKPCNEENYNNILKEYPTIKYVFGKLVIELLPNEYMIVNDDLCVPAYMQIDVPSENNNAYLLGTIAFMRHYFTVFVRGQEGNPSMVGVAKAKQV, encoded by the coding sequence atgaagagcataaaaatattacccgtattttatttggtgacattttttttgcacaACTATAATGAGATAAAATGTAACAAAGTATACATATCTGGAGATAATTTTATGCCTTGTTCAGAATgtaaagatataaataagtgTGGTGGTTGTTTGTTTGATAACAATGAGTTTTTACCTAGTGCAATAGAATTAAAATTgacgaaaaaaaacaggGATAACAATAATcatgataatttaaaaattcaccatgattcattaaaattaggaaatgtaaaatattatgtaaaAAGAGGAGAAGGTGTTTCAGGAAGTTTTGGGAATGCTTCAGGAAATGACATAAACAGTATGGCTAAGATtcataatgaaataaaaaatcgaaCAGAAAATAaggaagaaaataaatcgTCTTTAAGTTTCATTGatcatattaataataatctGGGAGAAGGAAAAGGAggttataatttttcaagAATACAAAAACATGAACAGGATGgagataaaataaatgcacAAGAAGAATTtgagaaaataaaaagtcaAGTTGTTGATAAATCTGTAGTTTCATTCTCTGATCGTGTTTTAGATGAAAATGAAGGTCAAACTCAGCCTTCCAAAGGTGTGACTGTTGAAGAAACAAGTGATAATGTGTTTTTAGTTCCTTTACAACATTTAAGAGATAGTCAGTTTGTTGGTAAGTTATTAGTAGGTACACCTCCTCAAGAAATTCATCCAATATTCGATACAGGAAGTACAAATTTATGGGTAGTTACAACTGAATGTAAAGAAGATTCATGTAAAAAAGTACATCAATATAATCCTAATAAATCTAAAACATTTAGAAGATcttttataaaacaaaatttgcATATTGTTTTTGGATCTGGGTCAATAACTGGTACATTAGGTAAagacaattttatattggGCAATCATATAATACGCAATCAAACTTTTGGGTTAGTTAAAAGTGAAACTAgtgataatttaaataatgcTGATAAtgtttttgaatatataaattttgaagGTATAGTAGGGTTAGGTTTTCCTGGTATGCTAACTGCAGGAAATATTCCATTTTTcgataatttattaaaacaatataaaaatatgacacctcaattttctttttatatatctCCAAATGATGAAACATCTACATTTATAGTTGGTGGAATAAGCAAATCATATTATGAAggagatatatatatgttaccTGTTGTTAAAGAATATTATTGGGAAGTTAAGTTAGatgctatatatataggagatgaaaaaatatgttgCGAAGAGGAAAGTTATGCAATATTTGATTCAGGAACTTCTTACAATACAATGCCTAGTACTCAAAtaagtaatttttttaagattGTTTCATCAAAACCATgtaatgaagaaaattataacaatatattaaaagaatatccaactataaaatatgtttttggAAAGTTAGTAATTGAACTATTACCCAATGAATATATGATTGTAAATGACGATTTATGTGTTCCAGCTTATATGCAGATCGATGTTCCAtcagaaaataataatgctTATCTTCTTGGAACTATAGCTTTTATGAGACATTACTTTACAGTTTTTGTAAGAGGGCAAGAAGGGAATCCATCTATGGTTGGGGTGGCAAAAGCTAAACAGGTTTAA
- a CDS encoding mitochondrial protein ookinete developmental defect has translation MFKLPFYSFNKNSLLVQCCKGAVAYYIPQNLVVISIFFYYQYNKSQLTSGKRVRIQNSDESINNFLKGKQLTKDNIEIQKKRNIYTVSLI, from the exons ATGTTTAAATTACCATTTTATAGCTTTAACAAAAATTCATTGTTGGTTCAATGCTGTAAAGGAGCAGTTGCTTATTATATTCCGCAAAACTTAGTAGTTAttagcatttttttttattaccaATATAAT aaaAGCCAACTAACAAGTGGAAAGAGGGTGCGAATACAAAACAGTGATGAatcaataaataattttttaaaaggaAAACAGTTAACAAAGGACAACATcgaaatacaaaaaaaacgaaacaTATATACCGTATCCctgatataa
- a CDS encoding regulator of chromosome condensation, putative, protein MKNVKNTLFIFGSGECGQLPPEYCDEYIQINPTAVRDLPYNIEEVVCGSMHTIIKTKDDKIYSFGCNDMGVLGRKTFSNSTKDPEHTPTLINFSFPSKIKKITCGDNHTAVLLYNGKVYIAGGFRDSSGVLGIPSFSKYDKVLPKTDEFIEIKFKLPENENENESDKESDIDESDIDESDIGESEPNCCKIINIVSGEDHLICLEKNRKHIFTMGNSDSCQVCNPYYSQEESEKNRIKYLFPNCYHYKDFGFINKFKNIYCGGNNTFIQLSKSLDVYGIGRNAYGSCGVNLKDNIIKKFEKINELSNKKIKQLCGGQSFTVCLLKNNDLYIWGNKEILGMEYHDDSFNPIKLNFFKNNNYIIKKLFCGTDHCLVLTENDKLFGWGTGGNEFDENTSIAVIEQNNPSEINFIKYFNKEMFKDNMNNSDILINQINIASFSGGSSHCALISSHTFSEKVSLKRGHDESYHEDVYMKKQKMEQILNSSGKNYVIMTECDNKISTDDTEDIKKKSFLGSFYFSSTKSNNKDSKLSKDEFQINKNESSQNNINQYDTATDDDAAKKRSAKNKSYLNIENPTRRQPRRSCKENISLKENANRQFYQIVNESISKKKRKTDFDIKSNQNQVFDEKKESKSLAAKNNKRKSMARTSAK, encoded by the coding sequence atgaaaaatgttaaaaatacattatttatttttggatCAGGGGAATGTGGACAACTTCCCCCAGAATATTGTGATGAGTATATACAGATTAATCCAACAGCAGTTCGTGATTTACCATATAATATCGAAGAAGTAGTATGTGGGTCTATGCatacaattataaaaacaaaagatgataaaatatattcatttggATGTAATGATATGGGTGTATTAGGAAGAAAAACTTTTAGTAATAGTACAAAAGATCCTGAACACACACCTACactaataaatttttcatttccttcaaaaataaaaaaaataacatgtGGGGATAACCATACTGctgttttattatataatggAAAAGTATACATTGCAGGTGGGTTCAGAGATTCTTCTGGGGTTTTAGGAATTCCTTCATTTTCGAAATATGATAAAGTTTTACCAAAAACAGATGAATTTATcgaaataaaattcaaattGCCAGAAAACGAAAACGAAAACGAAAGTGACAAGGAAAGTGACATTGACGAAAGTGACATTGACGAAAGTGACATTGGCGAAAGTGAACCAAATTGctgtaaaataataaacatcGTTTCAGGTGAAGATCATTTAATATGTCtagaaaaaaatcgaaaacatatttttacaatgGGGAATAGTGATTCTTGTCAAGTTTGTAATCCATATTATTCCCAAGAAGAATCGGAAAAAAATcgaattaaatatttattcccTAATTGTTATCATTATAAAGATTTTGGattcataaataaatttaaaaatatatattgtggaggtaataatacatttattcAATTATCAAAATCTTTAGATGTATATGGCATTGGTAGAAATGCTTATGGATCATGTGGTgttaatttaaaagataatataattaaaaaatttgaaaaaataaatgaattgtccaataaaaaaataaaacaattatgTGGTGGACAAAGCTTTACAGTAtgtttgttaaaaaataacgatttatatatatggggaaataaagaaatattagGAATGGAATATCATGATGACTCGTTTAATccaataaaattaaatttttttaaaaataataattatattattaaaaaattattttgtggCACAGACCATTGCTTAGTTTTAacagaaaatgataaactATTTGGTTGGGGAACTGGAGGAAATGaatttgatgaaaatacTTCTATTGCTGTTATAGAACAAAATAATCCTTCtgaaattaattttataaaatattttaataaagaaatgtttaaagataatatgaacaattcagatatattaataaatcaaataaacATTGCATCTTTTTCTGGTGGCTCATCACATTGTGCTTTAATATCATCTCATACATTTTCTGAAAAAGTATCATTGAAAAGAGGTCATGATGAATCATATCATGAAGATgtttatatgaaaaaacaaaaaatggaaCAAATTCTGAACAGTTCAggtaaaaattatgttattATGACCGAAtgtgataataaaataagtacCGATGATACtgaagatataaaaaaaaaaagttttttgggatcattttattttagcTCAACAAAATCAAACAATAAAGATTCTAAATTATCAAAAGATGAAtttcaaattaataaaaatgaaagttcacaaaataatattaatcaATATGATACTGCAACAGATGATGATGCAGCAAAGAAAAGAAgtgcaaaaaataaatcttatctaaatattgaaaatcCAACAAGAAGACAACCAAGACGATCTtgtaaagaaaatatatctttaaaagaaaatgcaaatagacaattttatcaaattgtTAATGAATCaatttcgaaaaaaaaaagaaaaacagattttgatataaaaagtaaTCAAAACCAAGtatttgatgaaaaaaaagaatcaAAATCTTTAGctgcaaaaaataataagcgAAAATCGATGGCACGCACTTCTGCCAAATAA
- a CDS encoding histone deacetylase complex subunit SAP18, putative: MNPSISKSDCFSDSSFSENNKNLSYQNKPEKTKKKNKGLEYENDNKNNTNKIHGSKEYDEIHSNIDDNKRLNNTKARRKIVPSLSQNNSNYDNKKIKSDLHDSSISISSFSVNSSKYEENKKGSKKIKEDKNITNNKKKNSKKNYENKGKKKKYRNSYSISDDYRSSYSISDDYRNSYSISEDYINSFSTDVSNLKRKGYNKKHKKTLSISSNSYIRYDNKRKQNNKSKDEYTKKIDKKTGKKKDKKKDKKTDKKKDKKTDKKINDYDKLSSISLSSFYSDKQSDYNKYKTNSKSKSKKKDKNKSHYTNAEKNTKLEKREKHTDKDKHYDLRKKYSDSYTTSIESLKSINFEKKKKKSEKKYEKKKYRKDGYSSKERQFSTSEDNTKNGDRKYHDRYFRNRELYKYKKYEKKIKYGEREKYENKSRNYNKNLIKKYGKRKYSTSRSLSYSNRYSIESKNYKRKRQSFSSDKLGRPDVSEYYSTRDGIKKIRKKKNPNNMNIITSSHSFSDYSINYRLKRNVSQEITWKKNKNIHRQNDNISIKYQDRKKNYERVHNYNNTNFEMLGVQLRRNKNYNEHEGKIFGITKYDNNNNNNISSRSIDIIGIINREKTCPFLLRLFYKTNVEYISVDDIDLNMSGTNNNELQIYAWIDITMREIVTLVKDFYEEGRKRNAQWIFNGYSFEKKKINFLSKVHSIKHNYKEDNKTLLSLNYEIGDIILLSIMFDK; encoded by the coding sequence atgaATCCAAGTATTTCAAAAAGTGATTGCTTTAGTGATTCGTCCTTTtctgaaaataataaaaatttaagttACCAAAATAAACCggaaaaaacaaagaaaaaaaataaagggcttgaatatgaaaatgataataaaaataatacaaacaAAATTCACGGATCAAAAGAATATGATGAAATACATTCGAATAtagatgataataaaaggTTGAATAACACAAAAGCGCGAAGGAAAATAGTTCCAAGTTTATCACAGAATAACAGTAATTAtgacaataaaaaaataaaatccgATTTACATGATAGTTCTATCTctatttcatcatttagTGTAAATAGTAGTaaatatgaagaaaataaaaaaggtagcaaaaaaataaaagaggacaaaaatataactaataataaaaaaaaaaatagcaaaaaaaattatgaaaataaaggaaagaaaaaaaaatacagaaATAGTTACAGTATTAGTGACGATTACAGAAGTAGTTATAGTATTAGTGACGATTACAGAAATAGTTATAGTATTAGTGaagattatataaatagtttTAGTACTGATGTATCAAATTTGAAACGGAAaggatataataaaaagcacaaaaaaacattatcTATTAGTAGTAATAGTTATATACGTTATGATAATAAgagaaaacaaaataacaAAAGTAAAGATGAATATACAAAGAAAATTGACAAAAAAACtggcaaaaaaaaagacaaaaaaaaagacaaaaaaactgacaaaaaaaaagacaaaaaaaccgacaaaaaaataaatgattatGACAAATTAAGTAGCATTAGTTTGTCAAGCTTTTATAGTGATAAGCAAAgtgattataataaatataaaacaaattcaAAAAGTAAATCGAAGAAAAaggataaaaataagagCCATTATACCAATGCTGAAAAAAACACCAAACTTGAAAAGCGCGAAAAACACACAGACAAAGACAAACATTATGATTTACGAAAGAAATATAGTGATTCGTATACAACCAGTATAGAATCCCTTAAATCTATCAactttgaaaaaaaaaaaaaaaaatccgagaaaaaatatgagaaaaaaaaatacagaaAGGATGGATATAGTTCAAAAGAAAGGCAGTTTTCTACTTCTGAAGacaatacaaaaaatggaGATCGAAAATATCATGATCGATATTTTCGAAATAGAgaattgtataaatataagaaatatgagaagaaaataaaatatggggaaagagaaaaatatgaaaacaaatccagaaattataataaaaatttaataaaaaaatatggaaaaagaaaatatagtaCAAGTAGATCTTTATCATATAGTAATAGATATTCAATAGAAtctaaaaattataaaagaaaaagacaATCATTTAGTAGCGATAAATTAGGAAGACCGGATGTTTCAGAATATTATAGTACACGAGAtggtataaaaaaaattcgaaaaaaaaaaaatccaaataatatgaatataataacatcGAGTCATAGTTTTAGTGATTACAGTATAAATTATAGattaaaaagaaatgtTTCACAAGAAATAacttggaaaaaaaataaaaacattcATAGgcaaaatgataatatatcaataaaatatcaagatagaaaaaaaaattatgaacgtgttcataattataataatacaaattttgAAATGCTAGGTGTGCAACTTCGTcgtaataaaaattataacgAACATGAAGGTAAAATATTTGGAATAACgaaatatgataataataataataataatatttctagTAGAAGTATTGATATTATTGGAATAATAAATCGTGAAAAAACTTGTCCATTTCTTTTAcgattattttataaaacaaatgtaGAATATATTAGTGTTGACGATATTGACCTGAATATGTCAGGTACAAATAATAACgaattacaaatatatgcatggaTAGATATAACAATGCGAGAAATTGTTACTCTTGTTAAAGATTTTTATGAAGAAggaagaaaaagaaatgcCCAATGGATTTTTAATGGATATtcttttgaaaaaaaaaaaattaatttccTTTCAAAAGTTCATAGCATTAAACATAATTACAAGGAGGATAACAAAACTTTACTTTCTCTTAATTATGAAATAGgagatataatattattatcaattaTGTTTGACAAATAA